One Dysosmobacter welbionis DNA segment encodes these proteins:
- the phnE gene encoding phosphonate ABC transporter, permease protein PhnE yields MKQRRIRCLAAAAFVLLFLGAAWFTGCDLSLMWSRRDHLTDIAAKMFPPDWGFLGKVLPLLWATIQMSITGTFLGAVLSIPAAMACAAALPGPGPVKKAVRFCIQVLRSFPALILALLATFFLGIGSFAGTAAITVYTFAIMTRLTYEDIESAPQGPYLALRAMGAASAQAFFRSTLPEILPAYLTNALYLLEGNVRHSAILGYVGAGGIGLLLNEKVSWREYDKVGTILLLLFAVVYLMEHLSTWLTRLVQQERTLGRQGRRLLAGAAAALVLFCTVTLPPPDLSRTSMQMVKTLFTGLLHPNWELFFRLDSSGLAYLLLETVAIALVGTCVGAVFSVPLAFLGSSRFFPAPAAWLFRTLVTAIRSVPFLIYGLIFIRVCGPGSFTGVLTLAVCSVGLLCKRFTEAIDTLDFRAYHALEAMGTPKLSCVRHAALPQLVPQFFSAWLYRFDVNIREASALGLAGAGGIGAPLILALNQYAWHDVSTLALGMIALSWLVDLVSAFCRRRDA; encoded by the coding sequence ATGAAACAAAGACGTATCCGCTGCCTCGCTGCGGCCGCTTTTGTGCTGCTGTTCCTGGGAGCCGCCTGGTTCACCGGATGCGACCTGTCCCTGATGTGGAGCCGGCGCGACCACCTGACGGACATCGCCGCAAAGATGTTTCCGCCGGACTGGGGATTCCTCGGGAAGGTCCTGCCCCTGCTGTGGGCCACGATCCAGATGTCCATTACCGGGACGTTTCTGGGCGCGGTGCTGTCCATCCCGGCCGCCATGGCCTGCGCCGCCGCCCTGCCGGGACCCGGCCCGGTCAAGAAGGCGGTCCGCTTCTGCATCCAGGTGCTCCGCTCCTTCCCGGCCCTGATCCTGGCCCTGCTGGCCACATTCTTTCTGGGCATCGGCTCCTTTGCCGGAACGGCCGCCATCACGGTCTACACCTTTGCCATCATGACCCGCCTGACCTATGAGGACATCGAGAGCGCGCCCCAGGGTCCCTATCTGGCCCTGCGGGCTATGGGCGCCGCCTCAGCCCAGGCGTTCTTCCGCTCCACCTTACCGGAGATCCTGCCGGCCTATCTCACCAACGCCCTCTATCTGCTGGAGGGCAATGTGCGGCACAGCGCCATCCTGGGCTATGTGGGCGCAGGCGGAATCGGCCTGCTGCTCAATGAAAAGGTCTCCTGGCGGGAGTACGACAAGGTGGGGACGATCCTGCTGCTCCTCTTCGCCGTGGTCTATCTCATGGAGCATCTCAGCACATGGCTCACCCGTCTGGTGCAGCAGGAGCGGACCCTGGGCCGGCAGGGGCGCCGGCTGCTGGCGGGCGCGGCGGCCGCGCTGGTATTGTTCTGCACGGTCACGCTTCCGCCGCCCGACCTGTCCCGCACAAGCATGCAGATGGTGAAGACGCTCTTCACCGGCCTCCTGCATCCGAACTGGGAGCTGTTTTTCCGCCTGGACAGCAGCGGACTTGCCTATCTCCTGCTGGAGACCGTCGCCATCGCGCTGGTGGGGACCTGCGTCGGCGCCGTCTTTTCCGTTCCTCTGGCGTTTCTCGGCAGCAGCCGCTTTTTCCCGGCCCCCGCCGCCTGGCTGTTCCGGACACTGGTGACCGCCATCCGGTCCGTTCCCTTCCTGATCTATGGACTGATCTTCATCCGCGTCTGCGGCCCCGGCTCCTTTACCGGAGTGCTGACCCTGGCAGTGTGCAGCGTGGGACTTCTCTGCAAGCGCTTCACAGAGGCCATCGACACCTTGGATTTTCGGGCGTATCACGCTCTGGAGGCCATGGGGACGCCGAAGCTGTCCTGCGTCCGCCACGCGGCTCTGCCGCAGCTGGTGCCTCAGTTCTTCTCCGCCTGGCTCTATCGGTTTGACGTCAATATCCGCGAGGCCTCCGCCCTTGGCCTGGCCGGTGCGGGCGGAATCGGCGCGCCGCTGATCCTGGCCCTGAACCAATACGCCTGGCATGATGTCAGCACTCTGGCGCTGGGCATGATCGCCTTGTCCTGGCTGGTGGATCTGGTCTCCGCTTTCTGCCGCCGCAGGGACGCCTGA
- a CDS encoding cupin domain-containing protein, translating to MKIMDKAAFEEQNVFGLGAPNDAFARYFAGRSYLNPLTRPEDGLFLANVTFEPGCRNNWHIHHASEGGGQLLICTAGEGWYQEEGKEAVSLEPGRVIVIPAEVKHWHGAKRDSWFSHIAVEMPGEACSNEWCEPVSDAEYEAL from the coding sequence ATGAAGATCATGGACAAGGCTGCATTTGAGGAACAGAACGTGTTTGGCCTGGGCGCGCCCAACGACGCTTTTGCCCGGTACTTTGCCGGCCGGTCCTATCTCAATCCCCTGACCCGCCCGGAGGACGGGCTGTTTCTGGCCAACGTCACCTTCGAGCCCGGGTGCCGGAACAACTGGCATATCCACCACGCCTCCGAGGGCGGCGGGCAGCTGCTGATCTGCACCGCCGGCGAGGGTTGGTACCAGGAGGAGGGCAAAGAGGCGGTCAGCCTGGAGCCCGGCAGAGTCATCGTCATCCCGGCGGAGGTCAAGCACTGGCACGGCGCCAAGCGGGACAGCTGGTTCAGCCACATCGCCGTCGAGATGCCCGGTGAGGCCTGCTCCAACGAGTGGTGCGAGCCGGTGAGCGACGCGGAATACGAAGCACTCTGA
- a CDS encoding LysR family transcriptional regulator: MEFRTLKYFLTVAREENITRAAALLHLTQPTLSRQLMQLEEELGVKLFRRSQHHIVLTEAGMLLRRRAQEIVELAEKTARELRPAEEVTGRISIGSGDLRSMTYLAKLLAAFHRQHPRVQYEIYSGDSDGIKERIEQGLLDMGLLLEPVDTSRYQILRLPVRESWGVLVPEDSPLARREAVTPGDLADSPLILTTRELMRREMIRWFGPYADRIQVAASGNLPYNQTQLAREGLGIYLVIRLDCAYDGLRFVPLSPPLESGTVLAWKKTEVLSATAAALLRFAEKYVGGISDHPV; encoded by the coding sequence GTGGAATTTCGGACGCTGAAGTATTTTTTGACTGTGGCCCGGGAGGAGAACATCACCCGGGCGGCGGCGCTGCTCCATCTGACGCAGCCCACCCTGTCCCGCCAGCTGATGCAGCTGGAGGAGGAGCTGGGAGTCAAGCTGTTCCGCCGCAGCCAGCACCACATCGTTCTGACGGAGGCCGGGATGCTGCTGCGCCGCCGGGCTCAGGAGATCGTAGAGCTGGCGGAGAAGACGGCCCGGGAGCTCCGACCGGCGGAGGAGGTCACAGGCCGGATCTCCATCGGAAGCGGCGACCTGCGGAGCATGACGTATCTGGCAAAGCTCCTGGCTGCCTTTCACCGCCAGCATCCCCGGGTCCAGTATGAGATTTACAGCGGAGACTCCGACGGGATCAAGGAGCGGATCGAGCAGGGACTCCTGGACATGGGACTTCTGCTGGAGCCGGTGGACACCAGCCGCTACCAGATCCTCCGGCTGCCCGTCCGGGAATCCTGGGGCGTCCTGGTGCCGGAGGATTCGCCCCTGGCCCGGCGGGAGGCGGTGACGCCCGGGGACCTGGCGGACAGCCCCCTGATCCTGACCACCCGGGAGCTGATGCGCCGGGAAATGATCCGCTGGTTCGGCCCTTACGCAGACCGGATCCAGGTGGCGGCCAGCGGCAACCTGCCTTACAACCAGACCCAGCTGGCCCGGGAGGGGCTGGGGATCTATCTGGTGATCCGGCTGGATTGCGCCTATGACGGGCTGCGGTTCGTACCCCTCTCTCCGCCGCTGGAGTCGGGCACGGTTCTGGCCTGGAAGAAGACCGAGGTCCTTTCTGCCACCGCTGCTGCCCTGCTGCGATTTGCCGAGAAATACGTCGGCGGAATATCAGACCATCCGGTATAG